Proteins encoded by one window of Panicum virgatum strain AP13 chromosome 7N, P.virgatum_v5, whole genome shotgun sequence:
- the LOC120681515 gene encoding uncharacterized protein LOC120681515 isoform X2: protein MAPPPPAAGAAAAADAEPLEVRCAGCGETLEVDQGLTEFICPDCATPQSLPPELMPPPPPRRKALPLPRGAADVRGARLPCGVCGALLSVPVGLSRCACPLCGAELAVDTARLRHYLLSSAAAADAVPVVPLGASSSAPPILQPREAQTERPNRLIAEQAVSEHPDYTVDREVIHGVNQDTARYKEQRNIGSPRIVSAENRHGEPLNEVRHQPQDLPSSHAVRTKQTYQENPDRVTEALQNSANSALFRESGCISHINNTTITDINGIAGSSVCPKTVNLERRNMLTPKQITQKPQKQFSCYVTSLEHARSESANRAIHVQEKQQQPANETNHRENACTSLANETIADNNSRRTRQLIGLNAKDADKRRRQTPINSTQQMWKERSDAVTCRELDNQVTHLESKQPGHHRVHIRKRKGLLSANSGLQLRRSKRLAKDPSAAIDKQPVMDAQLIHRQTVGCQAASPNGLMPIATTYDGQTESEPDEQWTTSPVQYLSDPPDTDRIINNLCTSSFPSHEIRQTRSDPEHFSSNPDMSDPEDFSSNPDMSDPEYFPSIPDMSDPEHFPSNPDMSDPEQFARTYIPMDVRRALAKLSSKSLIHHMMSQPISGESYSYMHDSMDSKGQDVQIASQNKGRRPRGSTLCLKLWTMPKGMRIPVSLNASGLPIGKEAATLSSFLGTLARDGILAPLSHLCWKSVPEKNKDVMRHIVKLKFDIAPVGELWIVKNLGKKWKSWKSILKQKHFNAHETEEERLADRNPRVLEEQWRFLVEYWSTEKAQAASARNKACQANVTTYHSSGTKSFARRIEEERQKRLNNDEPTVEDLFISTHIPKDGKPMMKAAADTIERFRQQCQKQTEGSGSDFGLESRPTRRRRKPGLKASLREAMEAKRKAEDEAASLRKKFIAMEERQKKVHAGKADMKGADAPVNSLEERAGEPSSLGTFRFSTGPKYPRL from the exons atggcgccaccgccgcccgccgcgggggcggcggcggcggcggacgcggagCCTCTGGAGGTGCGGTGCGCGGGGTGCGGCGAGACGCTGGAGGTGGACCAGGGCCTGACGGAGTTCATCTGCCCGGACTGCGCCACGCCGCAGTCGCTGCCCCCCGAgctcatgccgccgccgccgccccggcggaAGGCGCTCCCGCTGCCCCGCGGCGCCGCGGACGTGCGGGGAGCACGGCTCCCCTGCGGCGTGTGCGGCGCGCTCCTCAGCGTGCCCGTCGGGCTGTCGCGCTGCGCCTGCCCACTCTgcggcgccgagctcgccgtcgacaccgcgCGGCTCAGGCACTACCTCctgtcctccgccgccgcggcggacgcCGTCCCCGTGGTGCCGctcggcgcctcctcctcggccccaCCCATCCTCCAACCCCGAGAG GCACAGACAGAGCGTCCTAATCGGCTTATTGCAGAGCAGGCAGTCTCAGAGCATCCTGATTACACAGTTGATCGAGAGGTGATACATGGGGTTAACCAGGATACCGCAAGGTATAAGGAGCAGAGAAACATAGGCAGCCCCAGAATTGTTAGTGCAGAAAATAGACATGGAGAGCCTCTAAATGAGGTCAGGCATCAACCTCAAGATCTTCCTTCTAGCCATGCTGTTCGTACAAAGCAGACATATCAAGAAAATCCAGATCGAGTTACTGAGGCACTGCAAAATTCTGCTAATTCCGCACTATTTAGGGAATCGGGATGTATTTCACATATTAATAATACTACAATAACAGATATTAATGGCATAGCTGGGAGCTCAGTTTGCCCCAAAACTGTAAATCTTGAAAGGAGAAACATGCTGACTCCCAAACAGATCACACAGAAGCCACAAAAACAATTTTCTTGCTATGTGACATCTCTGGAGCATGCTCGGTCAGAATCTGCAAATAGGGCAATTCATGTTCAGGAAAAGCAACAACAGCCTGCAAATGAAACAAACCACAGGGAAAATGCATGCACTAGTCTGGCCAATGAAACTATTGCAGACAACAACTCGAGGAGAACAAGGCAATTGATTGGCCTCAATGCTAAAGATGCAGATAAGAGACGGAGGCAGACACCAATTAATTCTACACAACAGATGTGGAAAGAACGATCTGATGCTGTGACCTGCAGGGAACTGGATAATCAAGTAACTCATCTAGAAAGCAAACAGCCAGGGCATCACAGAGTTCACATAAGGAAAAGGAAGGGTCTGCTTTCTGCAAATTCAGGTCTTCAGCTTAGGCGTAGCAAACGTTTGGCGAAAGATCCTTCTGCCGCCATAGATAAACAACCTGTTATGGACGCCCAACTAATACATAGGCAAACTGTTGGGTGTCAAGCTGCTTCTCCAAATGGCCTCATGCCAATTGCCACTACATATGACGGACAGACAGAAAGTGAGCCTGATGAGCAGTGGACCACATCTCCAGTACAATATTTGTCTGATCCGCCAGATACTGATAGAATCATCAACAATTTATGTACTAGTTCATTCCCTTCACATGAGATTCGTCAAACAAG GTCTGATCCTGAGCATTTTTCTTCAAACCCTGACATGTCTGATCCTGAAGATTTTTCTTCAAACCCTGACATGTCTGATCCCGAGTATTTTCCTTCAATTCCCGACATGTCTGATCCTGAGCATTTTCCTTCAAATCCCGACATGTCTGATCCTGAGCAGTTTGCTCGTACCTATATTCCTATGGATGTTAGAAGGGCCCTTGCAAAGCTATCATCCAAGTCATTGATTCACCATATGATGTCCCAGCCAATTTCTGGTGAGTCATACTCATACATGCATGACTCAATGGATTCTAAAGGACAGGATGTACAGATAGCATCTCAGAATAAAG GTAGACGTCCTCGTGGTTCAACGCTATGTCTAAAGTTGTGGACCATGCCTAAGGGCATGCGCATACCAGTTTCATTAAACGCTTCAGGTTTGCCTATTGGAAAAGAAGCAGCCACATTGTCTTCCTTTCTGGGCACATTAGCACGGGATGGAATATTGGCACCTCTTTCACATCTTTGTTGGAAAAGTGTTCCTGAGAAAAACAAGGATGTGATGCGTCATATTGTCAAG CTCAAATTTGACATTGCTCCAGTTGGTGAGTTATGGATTGTAAAAAATTTAGGAAAGAAGTGGAAGAGCTGGAAATCTATATTAAAACAAAAGCATTTTAATGCTCATGAAACGGAAGAGGAGCGCCTTGCTGATCGGAATCCTCGTGTTCTTGAAGAACAGTGGCGATTCTTAGTTGAATATTGGAGTACTGAAAAAGCGCAG GCAGCAAGTGCTCGAAATAAGGCTTGTCAGGCAAATGTAACCACTTATCATAGCTCAGGAACGAAGAGCTTTGCACGTAGAATTGAAGAGGAG AGGCAAAAACGGCTTAATAATGATGAGCCTACAGTTGAGGATTTGTTCATATCGACTCACATTCCCAAGGATGGGAAGCCAATGATGAAGGCGGCAGCTGATACCATT GAGCGATTCCGTCAACAATGCCAAAAGCAAACAGAAGGGTCGGGGAGTGACTTCGGACTGGAGTCCcgcccaaccaggcgacgtagGAAGCCAGGCTTGAAGGCATCTTTGAGGGAAGCCATGGAGGCTAAAAGAAAGGCTGAAGACGAAGCAGCTTCACTGAGGAAGAAGTTTATTGCTATGGAAGAAAGGCAGAAAAAGGTGCATGCCGGTAAAGCTGACATGAAGGGCGCAGATGCTCCCGTGAACTCCCTGGAGGAGCGAGCAGGTGAACCGTCATCACTCGGCACCTTCAGGTTTTCAACAG GTCCAAAATACCCAAGGCTCTGA
- the LOC120681515 gene encoding uncharacterized protein LOC120681515 isoform X1, producing the protein MAPPPPAAGAAAAADAEPLEVRCAGCGETLEVDQGLTEFICPDCATPQSLPPELMPPPPPRRKALPLPRGAADVRGARLPCGVCGALLSVPVGLSRCACPLCGAELAVDTARLRHYLLSSAAAADAVPVVPLGASSSAPPILQPREAQTERPNRLIAEQAVSEHPDYTVDREVIHGVNQDTARYKEQRNIGSPRIVSAENRHGEPLNEVRHQPQDLPSSHAVRTKQTYQENPDRVTEALQNSANSALFRESGCISHINNTTITDINGIAGSSVCPKTVNLERRNMLTPKQITQKPQKQFSCYVTSLEHARSESANRAIHVQEKQQQPANETNHRENACTSLANETIADNNSRRTRQLIGLNAKDADKRRRQTPINSTQQMWKERSDAVTCRELDNQVTHLESKQPGHHRVHIRKRKGLLSANSGLQLRRSKRLAKDPSAAIDKQPVMDAQLIHRQTVGCQAASPNGLMPIATTYDGQTESEPDEQWTTSPVQYLSDPPDTDRIINNLCTSSFPSHEIRQTRCNDLENLHSTPIPSSNPDMSDPQHFSSNPDRSDPEHFSSNPDMSDPEDFSSNPDMSDPEYFPSIPDMSDPEHFPSNPDMSDPEQFARTYIPMDVRRALAKLSSKSLIHHMMSQPISGESYSYMHDSMDSKGQDVQIASQNKGRRPRGSTLCLKLWTMPKGMRIPVSLNASGLPIGKEAATLSSFLGTLARDGILAPLSHLCWKSVPEKNKDVMRHIVKLKFDIAPVGELWIVKNLGKKWKSWKSILKQKHFNAHETEEERLADRNPRVLEEQWRFLVEYWSTEKAQAASARNKACQANVTTYHSSGTKSFARRIEEERQKRLNNDEPTVEDLFISTHIPKDGKPMMKAAADTIERFRQQCQKQTEGSGSDFGLESRPTRRRRKPGLKASLREAMEAKRKAEDEAASLRKKFIAMEERQKKVHAGKADMKGADAPVNSLEERAGEPSSLGTFRFSTGPKYPRL; encoded by the exons atggcgccaccgccgcccgccgcgggggcggcggcggcggcggacgcggagCCTCTGGAGGTGCGGTGCGCGGGGTGCGGCGAGACGCTGGAGGTGGACCAGGGCCTGACGGAGTTCATCTGCCCGGACTGCGCCACGCCGCAGTCGCTGCCCCCCGAgctcatgccgccgccgccgccccggcggaAGGCGCTCCCGCTGCCCCGCGGCGCCGCGGACGTGCGGGGAGCACGGCTCCCCTGCGGCGTGTGCGGCGCGCTCCTCAGCGTGCCCGTCGGGCTGTCGCGCTGCGCCTGCCCACTCTgcggcgccgagctcgccgtcgacaccgcgCGGCTCAGGCACTACCTCctgtcctccgccgccgcggcggacgcCGTCCCCGTGGTGCCGctcggcgcctcctcctcggccccaCCCATCCTCCAACCCCGAGAG GCACAGACAGAGCGTCCTAATCGGCTTATTGCAGAGCAGGCAGTCTCAGAGCATCCTGATTACACAGTTGATCGAGAGGTGATACATGGGGTTAACCAGGATACCGCAAGGTATAAGGAGCAGAGAAACATAGGCAGCCCCAGAATTGTTAGTGCAGAAAATAGACATGGAGAGCCTCTAAATGAGGTCAGGCATCAACCTCAAGATCTTCCTTCTAGCCATGCTGTTCGTACAAAGCAGACATATCAAGAAAATCCAGATCGAGTTACTGAGGCACTGCAAAATTCTGCTAATTCCGCACTATTTAGGGAATCGGGATGTATTTCACATATTAATAATACTACAATAACAGATATTAATGGCATAGCTGGGAGCTCAGTTTGCCCCAAAACTGTAAATCTTGAAAGGAGAAACATGCTGACTCCCAAACAGATCACACAGAAGCCACAAAAACAATTTTCTTGCTATGTGACATCTCTGGAGCATGCTCGGTCAGAATCTGCAAATAGGGCAATTCATGTTCAGGAAAAGCAACAACAGCCTGCAAATGAAACAAACCACAGGGAAAATGCATGCACTAGTCTGGCCAATGAAACTATTGCAGACAACAACTCGAGGAGAACAAGGCAATTGATTGGCCTCAATGCTAAAGATGCAGATAAGAGACGGAGGCAGACACCAATTAATTCTACACAACAGATGTGGAAAGAACGATCTGATGCTGTGACCTGCAGGGAACTGGATAATCAAGTAACTCATCTAGAAAGCAAACAGCCAGGGCATCACAGAGTTCACATAAGGAAAAGGAAGGGTCTGCTTTCTGCAAATTCAGGTCTTCAGCTTAGGCGTAGCAAACGTTTGGCGAAAGATCCTTCTGCCGCCATAGATAAACAACCTGTTATGGACGCCCAACTAATACATAGGCAAACTGTTGGGTGTCAAGCTGCTTCTCCAAATGGCCTCATGCCAATTGCCACTACATATGACGGACAGACAGAAAGTGAGCCTGATGAGCAGTGGACCACATCTCCAGTACAATATTTGTCTGATCCGCCAGATACTGATAGAATCATCAACAATTTATGTACTAGTTCATTCCCTTCACATGAGATTCGTCAAACAAGGTGTAATGACCTGGAGAAccttcattcaactccaataccTTCTTCAAATCCTGACATGTCTGATCCTCAGCATTTTTCTTCAAACCCTGACAGGTCTGATCCTGAGCATTTTTCTTCAAACCCTGACATGTCTGATCCTGAAGATTTTTCTTCAAACCCTGACATGTCTGATCCCGAGTATTTTCCTTCAATTCCCGACATGTCTGATCCTGAGCATTTTCCTTCAAATCCCGACATGTCTGATCCTGAGCAGTTTGCTCGTACCTATATTCCTATGGATGTTAGAAGGGCCCTTGCAAAGCTATCATCCAAGTCATTGATTCACCATATGATGTCCCAGCCAATTTCTGGTGAGTCATACTCATACATGCATGACTCAATGGATTCTAAAGGACAGGATGTACAGATAGCATCTCAGAATAAAG GTAGACGTCCTCGTGGTTCAACGCTATGTCTAAAGTTGTGGACCATGCCTAAGGGCATGCGCATACCAGTTTCATTAAACGCTTCAGGTTTGCCTATTGGAAAAGAAGCAGCCACATTGTCTTCCTTTCTGGGCACATTAGCACGGGATGGAATATTGGCACCTCTTTCACATCTTTGTTGGAAAAGTGTTCCTGAGAAAAACAAGGATGTGATGCGTCATATTGTCAAG CTCAAATTTGACATTGCTCCAGTTGGTGAGTTATGGATTGTAAAAAATTTAGGAAAGAAGTGGAAGAGCTGGAAATCTATATTAAAACAAAAGCATTTTAATGCTCATGAAACGGAAGAGGAGCGCCTTGCTGATCGGAATCCTCGTGTTCTTGAAGAACAGTGGCGATTCTTAGTTGAATATTGGAGTACTGAAAAAGCGCAG GCAGCAAGTGCTCGAAATAAGGCTTGTCAGGCAAATGTAACCACTTATCATAGCTCAGGAACGAAGAGCTTTGCACGTAGAATTGAAGAGGAG AGGCAAAAACGGCTTAATAATGATGAGCCTACAGTTGAGGATTTGTTCATATCGACTCACATTCCCAAGGATGGGAAGCCAATGATGAAGGCGGCAGCTGATACCATT GAGCGATTCCGTCAACAATGCCAAAAGCAAACAGAAGGGTCGGGGAGTGACTTCGGACTGGAGTCCcgcccaaccaggcgacgtagGAAGCCAGGCTTGAAGGCATCTTTGAGGGAAGCCATGGAGGCTAAAAGAAAGGCTGAAGACGAAGCAGCTTCACTGAGGAAGAAGTTTATTGCTATGGAAGAAAGGCAGAAAAAGGTGCATGCCGGTAAAGCTGACATGAAGGGCGCAGATGCTCCCGTGAACTCCCTGGAGGAGCGAGCAGGTGAACCGTCATCACTCGGCACCTTCAGGTTTTCAACAG GTCCAAAATACCCAAGGCTCTGA